The nucleotide sequence GCCGTCGTCGATGTGGTCATCCACGCAGTGTCGAGCAGTCCGCTACCGACCGCATCGGTCGGTCAATCGGTCGGTCCGCCGCCGCGGCCGGTTCCCGGCTCGGGAGGCAGAGCCGCGACCGGGGGACCGGGGTGGATCTGCGGACCGGTGATCGCGCACTGCGCGTAGGAATCGGGCCGTATGCGGTTTCCCGGCTCCGCCTCGTCCGGCTCGGCGCCGGGGCGCCGGAGGAACGCCGCCGCCAGCACGGCGGCGAGGACCATCATGGCGGCACTGATCAGCATCGCCGTCCGGAAGCCGGCGCCGAACGCGGCCGGATCGGTGTAGTCCTCGCCGGTGATCCCGGCCGCCACCGGGATCACCGCGACGGCCAGCAGGCCGGCCGCGCGCGCGATCGCGTTGTTGACCCCCGAGGCGACGCCGGCGTGCCGGTCCGACGCCGAGTCCAGCACCGTCGAGGTCAGCGGCGCCACCACGAGCGTGAGCCCGCAGCCGAACACGATCACCGGCACCAGCACGCCCACCGCGAACGACGCGTCCGCTCCGATCCGGGAGATGAGCACCAGGCCGCCGGCGGCGATCAGGGTGCCCGCCGTGATCGGGATCCGCGGCCCGAGCCGCTGACCGAGGCGTCCGGCACCGGCGGAGAAGACGAGCATGAGCACGGTCACGGGCAGCAGCGCCGCGCCGGCCTGCAACGGCGAGAAGCCGACGACGATCTGCAGCTGCAGCACCAGGAGCACGAACAGCCCGCCGAGCGCGGCGTAGATCATCAACGTCACCGCGTTCGCGGCGCTGAACTGCCTGTTCCGGAACAAGGTCATCGGCACCAGCGGATGGGTCGAGCGGCGCTCGACCAGCACGAAACCGGCCAGCGCCAGTACCCCGGCCACGCCGACGGACAGCACCAGGGTGTCCACCCCCTGCTCACCGGCCGCGGTCAGCGAATAGGTCAGCCCGGCCAGCCCCAGCACCGCCAGCGCCGTACCGGCGAGATCGAGCCGCGGGGCGGCGTCGGGATCGCGCGACTCCGGGACGTGCCGCGCGGCCACCACCACGATGAGCACGGCGACCGGCAGGTTCACCAGGAACACCGCGCGCCAGCTCCACTCGACGAGCCAGCCACCGAGGAACGGGCCCACGGCACCCGCGATCCCGCCGAGCCCGGACCACGCACCGACCGCCGCCGCCCGGTCGCTGCCCCGGAACGACGCCGAGATGATCGCGAGGCTCCCCGGCGTCAGCAGCGCCCCGCCGACGCCCTGCAGCGCACGGGCCGCGACGAGCATCTCGATGTTCTGCGCCACCCCGCAGAGCAGTGACGCCACGGCGAACCAGACGACCCCGACCACGAAGACCCGTCGCCGCCCGAACCGGTCGCCCAGCGATCCGCCGAGCAGGATCAGCGACGCCAGCGTCAGCGTGTACGCGTTGACCGTCCACTGCAGACCGGAGAAGCCCGCGTCGAACTCGGCACCGATCCGCCCCAGCGCGACGTTGACGACGGTGGCGTCGAGCATCGCCAGACCGGAGCCGAGCACGGTGGTGAACAGCACCCAGCGCCCGCGGGGCGTTCCCATCCGCAGCTCCGGCCTGTCCACCCCGGTCAACTCGATCCCCTCCTGGTGATGCGGTGGGCCCGCAGCACACGGTTGCACCGGACCGGCGCCGTCGCGACCCGGGGCCCGGGGCCCGGGGCCCGGGGCCCGGGGCCCGGGGCCCGGCCGTGAGTATCGACGCCGGTGCGGGCCGGATCAGTCCGTGACGGTGCTGGCGGCCCGGTACTCGAGATGGGCGAGCTCCGGGTGGCGGGCCAGCCAGCCGGCGATGAACGGGCAGACCGCGAGCACCCGGAGCCCGTCCGCCTGTGCCGATGCGACGCCTTCGCGGGCCAGCAACGAGCCGACTCCCTGCCCGGCGAAGGCGGCATCGACCTCGGTGTGCACGAAGGCGACGAGCTCCGATGTGCGCGCGTACTCGGCGACACCGGCCAGGGTCTCGCCGTCGCGGGCCTCGAATCGGTTCGCCGCCCGGTTGTCGGTCACAACGATCATGTGAGGTCCTCTCTCGGTGGTCGTCCGCTGCGTCAGCGGTACTCGGGATTGGCGTGGCCGGGGCGGGCGCCGGCGTCCCAGGCCGAGCGCTGGTTGCCGTAGGCCGGGAACCCGCCGGCGTCCCGGAGCATCGACGCGGTGTGCAACAGGTTGTAGGTCATGAACGTGATGTTGCGGTTGGTGAAGTCGTTCTCCGGGCCGCCGGACCCCTCGTCGAGATAGGACGGGCCGGGGCCGACCTCGCCGATCCAGCCCGCGTCGGCCTGCGGCGGGACGGTGAACCCGATGTGCTGCAAGCTGTAGAGGATGCTCATCGCGCAGTGCTTGAGCCCGTCCTCGTTGCCGGTGAGCAGGCAGCCCGCGACCCGCCCGTAGTAGGCGTACTGCCCGTGCTCGTTGAGCACACCCGAGTAGCCGTAGAGCCGCTCGATCACCCGGCGGGTCACCGAGCTGTTGTCGCCCAGCCAGATCGGCCCACCGATCACCAGGATGTCGGCGGCCAGGATCCGGGCCAGCAGGGCGGGCCATTCGTCGCTGTCCCAGCCGAACTGGGTCATGTCCGGACGCACGCCGGTGGCGATGTCGTGGTCGACGGCGCGGATCCGGTCCACCGAGACGCCGTTCGCCTCCATGATCGCCACACTCCGGTCGATCACACCCTGGGTGTGGCTGCGCCCCGGCGATCGGTTCAGCGTGCAATTGACGTACATGGCGCGCAGCCCGGTGAAGTCGGGGGATGTGGACGACGGGGCGGCGGCGGACGGGGGCGTACTCACCCGCCGATTGTCGGGCGGCGGGCCCCGGGCCGAATCCGTCGCTCAATCGGTCGGTGCGTCCTGTTCGAGCCGCAGGCTGCTTGTTATAACTGCTCCGGGCCGTCGCACGTGGCCCCGTGGGAGGGACTGCGCAAACGATGGAGCTGCTGGGCCGGGGCGCCGAGACCGCGGTGCTGGACCGGCTGCTGGAGCGGGCGGCGGACGGCGCGGGCTCCGGGCTGCTGCTGTGGGGCGAGCCGGGGATCGGCAAGACCGCGCTGCTCGAGCATGCGGTGGGCGCGGCGCCCTGCGCCACGGTGCTGCGCTGCCGCGGCACGCGGATGGAGGCCGGACTGGCGTTCGCCGCCCTGCACGAGCTGCTGTGGCCCGTCACGGACCGGCTGGGCACGCTCCCCGCACCGCAGGCCGCGGCCCTGCACGGGGCGCTGGGATTGAGCGGCGAGACGGCCAACCGCTTCCTGATCGGCGCGGCGGTGCTGTCGCTGGTCTCCGACCTGGCCGCGGAACGACCGGTGCTCGTCGTGGTGGACGACGTCCAGTGGATCGACGAGGCGTCCGCGCACGCGCTCGGGTTCCTGGCCCGCAGGGTCGCGAACGACCCGGTGCTGGTCCTGCTCTCCGGGCACGAGGATCCCGCGTCGGGGCCGTGGGACGGTCTGGCCGCCCTCCGTATCGGCGGCCTCGCCGACGACGACGCCCGCTCCCTCGTCGCCGCCGCGGTGCCCGGCGCCGACGACGCGCTGATCGACGACACCGTCCGGACGGCCGGGGGTAATCCGCTGGCCCTGCACGAGCTGCCCACCCTCGACCGGGCGGCCGCCGACGACACGTCGCCGCGCCCCCCGGGCGCCGGGGTGCCGATCGGTCCCCGGTTGCGACGGGCGTTCCGCGACCGGGTCGCGGCCATGCCGGAGCCGGCCAGGGCACTGCTGCTGCTGGCCGCGGCCGAGGACCGCGGTGACCGGCTCGTCGTGGACCGGGCGGGGACCGGCCGGGGTGTCGACGCGTCCGCCTGGGAGGACGCCCTGCGCTCGGGCCTGATCCGTACCTCGGGGTCGCGGGTGGAGTTCCGGCATCCGCTCATCCCGGCAGCGATCTACGAGGGCGCCACGTTCCCGGACCGGCAGGCGGCGCACCGGGCCCTCGCCGCGGCGCAGCCCACCGACGCGATCGAGGAACGCGCCTGGCACATGGCCGCCGCGGCCGACGCACCGGACGAGGAGATCGCTGCGCTGCTCGAGCTCGCCGCCGGCAAGTCGCTGCGGTGCGGGGCGGGCCCCGCCGGCGTGCGCGCCCTGCGCCGCGCGGCCGAGCTGTCACAGGTTCCGGCCGAGGCCGCACGCCGGTTGGCCGCCGCGGCCCGCGCGGCGTGGGACGCCGGGCAGGCGGAGGCGGCCCGGCAGCTGCTCGACGACGCCGAACGCCTGGAGAGCGGGACCGACGTCGCCCGGGCCAGCAGCGGTCTGCGCGGGATCCTCGAGTTCACCACCGGCATCCCGGAGCGCGCCCACCAGTACCTGACCCGCGACATGTCCGTCGCCCCCCGCACCCGCGACGTGGTGCAGCTGGGCTCGGTGGCGGTCCGCGCCGCATGGTCGGCGGGCCGGACCGACCTCCAGCAGGAGACCCTGCAACGGCTGCTGGCGGTGGAAGCCGACGACGACCCCGCGCTGACCGAGCAGCTACCGGCGTTGCGGGCCCTCTGGTCCTGCTACGACCAGACCGGCGAGTTCTCCCCGATCACTCCGGACCGGGCCCACGAGACGACCGGCCGGCTCGTGTCGGCCGCGTGGGAGCTGCTCCCACCGGCCCCGCTGGTGCAGATCTGGGGCGTCGAGGGACCGCTGCGCGACGCGCTGCGCGTGCAGGCCGCCGCGCTCCGGGAGCGCCACGAGCTCGCCGCGCTGGCGGTGGTGCTCTCCCAGGGCGCGGTCCTCGACCTCGCAGCCGGCCAATGGGGTGCCGCCGAGTCCGCGGCGATCGACGGCCTGCACCTCGCCGACGAGGTCGGCGCCGACCACGTGGCCACCCAATGCCGTGGCTCCCTGGCACTCCTCGCCGCCGCCCGGGGCGACGAGCGCACGGTCGAGGAGTACGCGACACGCGTACTGGAGATCTCCGTCCCGCAGGGGGTGCGAGCCTTCACCAGCTCCGTCCACTGGATCCGCGGCCGGGTGGCATTGTTCGCCGGGCGTCCCGACGAGGCACTGGAGCACCTGATGCCCGTGGCCCAGCCCGGCCACGACGCCGCCCATCCCACGTTCGTGCTGCTCGCCGCCGCGGACACCGCCGAGGCCGCGGTGCACGTCGGGCGCCTCGACCTCGCCGAGTCCCGGCTCACGACGGTGCAGGCGTGGGCGCGGCACTCAGGGGCGCCCTGGGCGCAGGCGATCGTGCACCGCCTGAGCGCTCTCATCCGGGGAGGGCAATCGGCCGAGGCGTCGTACCGGACGGCGCTCGACCTGGCGGAGGCGGCCGGCAATCCGTTCGAGCAGGCCCGCACCCGGATGCTGTACGGCGAGTGGCTACGGCGCGCCCGGCGCCGGTCCGACGCCCGGCGCCAGCTCGCGGCCGCCGCGGCGGTGTTCGATCGTCTCGGTGCCGATCCGCTGCGTCGGCGGGCGCTGCGCGAGCAGGACCTGGCCGACGGCCCGACCCTCCGCCGCGGGCCCGGATCGTCGGCCGGGCTGACCGCCCAGGAACTGCGGGTCGCGCGGCTCGCCTCCGACCACCTGACGAACCGGGAGATCGCCGCGCAGCTCCTGATCAGCCCGCGCACGGTCGGTCACCACCTGGCCAACGTCTACCCCAAGCTCGGTATCACCTCCCGCACCGAGCTCTCCCGGGTCGATCTCGCCGGTGACCTGAGACTCCGCGTGGACGCCCGCGGCCGCTGACCAGTCCGGCGCGTCGCGACCGTGTTCCGCGTCGCGAACGCGACGGTCACCGCCGCGCTCCGGCTCCCGGAGCTGAGGCCGGCGCTCGACCTGGCGTACCTCTACCGCAAGCTGGCCGCGACCGAATGACCGGACGGGGAACGGGCCGGCTGCTGTTCGGCTTCGTCCGGCACTGGTCCCGCCGCGCGGCGTCGGGTGACGGATCCGCCGCCGAGCAGGGACGGTTGATCCTGGTCACCGAGGCCGTGGCCGCACTGGCCGATCGTGCGGTCCCACCGACGGTGAACGCGGTCGCCGAGGAGATCGGCATCGACCAGAGCGGTGCCTCGCGCCTGATCAGGCGCGCGGTCGACGCCGGCTACCTCGCGTCGACGGCCGCACCGTCGGACGCCCGCCGCCGCGAGGCGTCCGTCACGCCCGCCGGACGCTCCGCCCTGCGGCAGGCCCATGCCGGGCAGGAGGAGATCTTCGACGAGCTGACCGTGGGCTGGAGCCGGCAGCGGCGCGACGACCTGCACACCGCGATGGCCGACCTCATCTCCCGGTCCCACGAGATCGACCGATGAGTGGCACCGATGCGGTGGATTCCGGCGCGCCGCGACGGTCACGTCGTGGCGGGTGGTCCGTCTCCGCCGAGTGCGGACACCGCGGCACCGGTGTCCCACAGGAACACCCTGATCTCCGACACCCTGCCGTGCCGGATGGTGAACCACTCCAGCGCGCGCATCGGGATGGTCGTCGCGCCACGCCAGGAGAAGGAGACCGCAGCGACGACGTGGGACGTCCCGGGAGCCCCCGACTCGTCCACGACGAGTTCGTCGACGGCTGGGCGACATCGCCTACACCGGCTCCAGCCCGTGCCTGCGCTCCCCCAGGACGAGCTCGCTCACCACACCCTCGGCGGACGGCGAGAACGGCGGGACCCGCGAGGCGGCCAGTGCCGCGTCGGTGTCGGCCACGGCGAGATCGGCGTTGATGTGCGCACCGGCCAGCGCGCCGGCCGCCGCGCTCGCACCGACCTGGGCGGCGAGGTCGGTGGCGTTGCCCGCGACCCACACCCCGGGCACCGAGGTGGTCCCGGCCGCCCCGGTCGCGAACCCGCGGCCCATCCCGCCGGGATGATCCACGAGTGTCAGGCCCAGGCCGTCCACCCCGTCGGTCCGGGCGATCATCCTCGTCGCCACGGCGACCACCCGCCGGGCCACCACGGTGCCGTCGGTGAGCCGGACACCGGTGATGCCCTCCGAGCCGGACTCGATCGCGGCCACCGGGGTCTCGACCACCCGCACTCCCCGCGCGGCGAACCGGTCGCGGGTGTCGTCGTCGAGGTCGGTGCCGCGGGTGAAGTAGACGATGTCGTCGCTGAGCTGACGGAACAGCAGCACGTGGTGGATCGACGCGGGCCCGGTGGCGAGTACCGCGATCGGCTCGTCGCGCACCTCCCAGCCGTGACAGTACGGGCAGTGGACGACGCCGCGGCCCCAGTGTTCGACCAGCCCGGGGATCTCCGGCAGCTCGTCGCGCAGGCCGGTCGCGACCAGGATCCGGCGGGCGCGGAGCCGAGCGCCCCCGGCCAGGACCACGTCGAAGCGGGGATCACCTTCGGCGGAGAACGGTGCGGGCCGGACCGCCGAGACCTCGTCGCGCACCACGATCCCGCCGTAGTCGCGCACCTCGGCCCGCCCACGGCGCAGCAACTCGGCGGGCGGCGTGCCGTCGTGGGCGAACAGGCCGTGCACCGCCTCGGCGGGGGCGTTGCGCGGGTTCCCGCCGTCGACCACGACGACCGAGCGACGCGAGCGCGCCAGCATCAGCGCACCGTTCAGACCGGCGGCCCCGCCGCCGACCACGACGACGTCGACCGTGGAACCGGCGAGCCGGCCGGCGTCGGAGAACGCGTCCGGTGTGGGGGTGGGTGATGACATCGAATCCTCCCGGGACGAACGGGCCGCCGGCGCGGCCCTGATGACGCCATACTGGACCCGCCGTGCCGTAACCGCATACAGTCATGCCGATGACGCAAGAAACTGGCGAGCTGGACGGCCTGGTGCGCAACCGGCTCCGCGCACTGCGCGTCGCCCACGGGTGGTCACTGGACGAGCTGGCCTCGCGCGCGAACATGAGCCCGTCCTCGCTGAGCCGGATCGAGACCGGCCGCCGCCGCCTCGCCCTGGACCAGCTCGTCACACTCGCCAGAGCTCTGGACACCTCGCTGGACCAGCTCGTCGAGGCCGCCGACGAGAACGTCGTGAGCAGCCCGATGATCGAGGGCAGCCACAGTCAGCGCCGCTGGTCGATCGCAGCCAAGCCGGACCTGACGGTCGTGCGCCGCCGGATCACCGACCCGCCCCCGGAGAACACCGCCCGGCTCCGGGCCCACTCCGGCCACGAGTGGTTCGTCGTCCTGTCCGGCACGGCGATCCTCGCGCTCGGGGAGCGACGCCTGCGGGTCGAGACCAACCAGGCGGCGGAGTTCCCCACGATGCTGCCGCACGCGATCGGCAGCGCGGGCGGCCCGGTCGACGTTCTGATCGTCTTCGACCGCGACGCCCGCCGCGGACACCGCCAGGACCTCGACGAGCAACCCGCGGCCCCGACGCACTGACCGGCCGGGCGTCCCGGGTGCCCGGTCCGCAACCCGGCATCGACATCCCTTGCCGTTCCCGCAATACGGTGTGCACCACAGGCATGTACTGGTTAGCGTCGCGGCCATGACCGGTAGCGCACGTTCCGACCACGACTCCCCGCACGGCACCCCCCACGACGACCCGCACGGCCACGACGTCGGCGAGATACTCGATCTCGACGCCGACCTGCTGGGCGAGCAGATCGCCGCGATCGTCGCATCGCTGCCGGTGCGCACGGCCCCCGTGCGGATCGTCGACCTGGGCGCCGGCACCGGCGCGGGCACCTTCGCCCTGCTGGAGCGGTTCCCCGACGCCCGGGTGGTCGCCGTCGACGCCTCCGCCGAACACCTGCGGCGACTGCAGCACAAGGCCGAGCAGGCGGGGGTGAGCGATCGCGTCAAGACGGTCCGGGCCGATCTGAACGGCGCATGGCCCGATCTCGCACCCGCCGACCTGGTGTGGGCCTCGGCCTCGCTGCACCACCTGAGCGACCCGTCGGCGGCCCTGGAGCGGGTTCGCGCACTGCTGACCCCCGACGGCCTGCTCGCCGTCCTGGAACTCGCCGGGCCGCCTCGGTTCCTGCCGGCGGATGTGCCGGTCGAGCGCCCCGGCCTGGAGGATCGCTGCCACGACGCCGCCGATCGGCGCGTGAACGCGCACGTGCCGCACCGCGGAGCGGACTGGGGCCCCGTCATCGCCGCGGCGGGCTACACGATCGAGAGCGACCGCACCCTGACCGTCGACAACCCCCGGCCACCGGCCGGCGTCGTCGGCCGCTACGCGCTGCTCGTCCTGGGTGGCATGCGACGGGCGCTGGCCGACGATCTGCCGGCCGCCGACCTCGCCGCACTCGACAGGCTCCTCGACGACGGCGACCCCGCCGCAGTCACCCGGCGCGACGATCTCGTCGTCCGCACCACCCGCTCCGTGCTGCTCGCCCGCCCGTGAGCGGCCGGAGCGGTCAGCGGCGCCGGCCGAGGGCGTCGGCCAGCACCTCCACCCCGGTGCGCATGTCCGCCGGAGTCGTCCCGGCGTAGCCGAGCAGCAACGCCTGATCCTGCGGGTCGCCGATGTAGTGCGAGGACAACGGCCACACGTGCACCCCCTGGCGGAGCGCCGCGCGGGCCACCGCCCGGTCGTCACGATCGCCCTCGAGACGCGCGACCAGATGCAGGCCCCCCTTCGACGGAGCGAGATCGAGCGGGAGATCGGCGGCCTGTACCCGGCGCACCAGATCGTGCTGGCGCTCGTCGTAGAGCACGCGCATCCTGCGCAGATGGCGGGCGAAGTGCCCCTGATCGATGAAGTCGGCGACGACCGCCTGATCGATCAGATGGGCGTGCATGTCGGCGCTCAGGTGCGCGGCGGCGAACGCGTCCACCAGCTCGGGCGGGGCGATGACGTAACCGAGCCGCAGCCCGGGGAACAGCACCTTGCTGAAGGTGCCGACGTAGATGACCCGGTGCAGCGGGTCGATGGCGGCCAGCGCGGCGTGCGGCCTGCCCACGTACCGGAACTCGGCGTCGTAGTCGTCCTCGACGATCCACGCGTCGTGGTCGTTCGCCCAGTCGATGAGCGACAACCTGCGCGGTAGCGACATCGTGTGTCCCAGCGGGAACTGGTGCGACGGGGTCACCACGGCCAGCCGGGCTGCCGGCTCGCACCGGGTCCCGGCAGCGACGTCGAGGCCGTCGGCATCGACCGGGACCGGCACGATCCGCGCACCGGCCGAGACCAGGGCCGCGCGGGCGCCGAGGTAGCCGGGGTCCTCCAGCCACGCGGCGTCACCGGGATCGAGCAGCATCCGGGCACAGAACTCCAGCGCCTGCTGCGATCCGGTCGTGATCAGGACCTGGTCGGCGGTGCAGTGCACCCCGCGCGCCGTGCCGATGTAGCCCGCGATCGCCTCCCGCAGCGGCCGGTAACCGACCGGGTCGTCGTAGCGCATCAGCTGCGGCGCCGACCGGTGGAACCGGGACGCCTGCAGCTTCGCCCAGGTCTCGAACGGGAAGGCGTCCAGCGCGGGGAGACCGATCAGGAACGACGTGCCGCGCGGCCTGCTGCCCAGCACCGCGGGCAGCGGCACCCGCCGGGTCCGCACCAGCCGCTCCCCCCGGGCCGACAGCCGGGCCCGCGGCGCCGCCGCGGTCGACCGCGGACCGGCGGCAGGCTCCGCGGTGGTCATCTGCTCGGGCAGGATCCGGGCGACGTAGGTCCCCGATCCCTGCCGGCCGTCGATGTATCCCTCGGACCGGAGCTGGTCGAAGGCCGCGAGCACGGTGTTACGCGACAGGCCAGTCTCCTCGGCGAGCGAGCGACTGGGGGGAAGACGGGTTCCGGCCGCGAACTGCCCGCTCAGGATGGCGGTACGGAGCTGCTCGTACAACGCCTTGTACGCCGGCACGGGGCCCGCGCCGCCGGCAGCGGTCAGGTGCCCGTCGCCCTCCGGGGTGTTACCGACAGGTCTCACGTGGCTCCCTTGCCCACTCGTGAATTGGCTCTGGCGAACCCATGAGTGAACGCTAATCTCAGGAACCAACCGGTGGCCAGAAAAACACTCAGAATGTCATCGACCCGCAACACGGCACCGCCGCATGCGGGCGCCCGCCGGTCGATTCCCGACGACGTCGCCACCCATCTCGAGGAGATCCGAAACCGTGCCCATCTACCTCAGCATGCAACGTGTCCGATTCTCCAGCCCGGACGCCTACGAGAAGTTCAAGGTGGTCTTCGGCGACACCCGCCACCACCTGATGCAGCTCCCGGGATTCCTGCACCTGACCTGGTGGGAGCACCCCGACGACCGGAGCTGGTACAACGAGTGCAGCTTCTGGACCAGCAAGGAAGCGCTCTACGACTGGCACACCGACACCTACCACAAGCACGCGAAGGCCTGGGCGGCCAACGGCGCGATCATGGAAGACATCATCACGAACTTCGAACTGGTCGGAACGCGGCTGCTGCGCATCTGTCCCTGCTGTAACGAATTGCAGGACAAGAAGTACGAACTCGCCCAGGAACAGGCCGTACTGCGTGAGCAGTGCCCCAAGTGCGGTTTCCATTTCCCGTACATGACCGAACAGCCGTCGAGCTTCGCGGTGTTCAAGGACGTCCCGCTCGACCAGCTCGACGGTCCCTCGAACGGCGGCAGCGCCGAGGCCGGCACGGAGCAGGAGCCCGCGCGGTCCTGACGGTCCCGACACCGAGCCGGGCGCCGGAGACAGGTCTGCTGCCGGTCCGCGAACGGACCGGCAGCAGACCGTCACTCCGGAAGCCGGTCCGTGGTGATCACCCAGAGCTTCTTGGTGAACGACCCCTTCGACGTCCAGGTGATGTGCTGGCCCGAGTTGAGACCGATCAGGTCGCCCGCACGGTAGTTCGTCACCCGCCCGGACTCGGTCTCGCGGACCTCGACCTCCCCCTCCAGCAGCAGGATCGTCTCGTGACCCAGCACCCCCGTGTACGGCGTCCGCAGCGTGCCGTCCGGGTCGGTGTCCGAGCCGGCGATCCCCTTGCCCGAGCGCCACATCCCGCTCAGGTGCGTGCCGGTGGAGCCGCCCTCCCGGATGAAGAACAGCTCCCCCGCCACCTGCGGCCCCTCGGCGGGCTCGGTGAAGTGGTACTCGGACCACTCCTGCGGGTTGTCGTTGTGGTTGACGACCGTGACCTTCGTCGGCGCGGCGGGGTTCACGTCGGTGCCGTCCCAGATCACCCAGTACTTCCACCGACCACCATCAGACAGCCGGGCACCTCCCGGTCGACCCGCAGCACGACCTGCTCGTGCAGGTGCAGGAGTTCGTGCAGGACAACCTGACCCGCCCCGGACTCGATGCCGGGTGCATCGCGCGGGAGCTCTACATCTCCACCCGCACGCTGCACCGCCTGTTCGCCCGCCACGACATGACCGTCGCCGGTTGGATCAAGGCCCGCCGTCTCGACGCGTGCCGGCGGGCGCTGTCCGCACCGGGCGGTGGCGACCTGCCGATCCACCAGGTCGCCGCGCAGCACGGCTTCACCAACGCCTCGTTCTTCAGCCGGGAGTTCACCGCGCGGTTCGGTCTGACGCCACGGGAGTGCCGGCTCCGCGCCCGCCGGTGAACCGCCCTGCAGCCGTGGCCGGAGCACGGCGAGGCCCCGCAGCGGGTCCGGTGACATCACCGGATCCGCGGCGGGGCCGTTCCCCCGCCGGTGTCCGCGGCGGGGGAACCGTGGATCAGGCGGTCGGCACCGCTTCGTTCGTGATGACCCAGAACTTCTTCACGTACGGGGTCTTCGAGGTCCAGGTGACCGGGGTCCCCGAGGCGAAGCCGATGACATCGCCCGCGGCGAAGTCGAACTCCTCCCCCGTCGCCTCGTTCTTGACGTGGACCTGCCCCTCGAGCAACAGGATCGTCTCGTCGCCGAGGGGAGCCGTGTAGCGGATCGTGGCGGTGCCGTCCGGGTTGCACCCGGCGATGCCGACCCCGGTCCGCCACAGGCCGCACATGTAGGTGCCGGTGGAGCCGGTGTCGCGGATGGTGAGCAGCTCACCGGCGACCTGGCGGCCGTGCTCGGGCTCGTCCCACTCGAACGGGG is from Pseudonocardia autotrophica and encodes:
- a CDS encoding MFS transporter, coding for MGTPRGRWVLFTTVLGSGLAMLDATVVNVALGRIGAEFDAGFSGLQWTVNAYTLTLASLILLGGSLGDRFGRRRVFVVGVVWFAVASLLCGVAQNIEMLVAARALQGVGGALLTPGSLAIISASFRGSDRAAAVGAWSGLGGIAGAVGPFLGGWLVEWSWRAVFLVNLPVAVLIVVVAARHVPESRDPDAAPRLDLAGTALAVLGLAGLTYSLTAAGEQGVDTLVLSVGVAGVLALAGFVLVERRSTHPLVPMTLFRNRQFSAANAVTLMIYAALGGLFVLLVLQLQIVVGFSPLQAGAALLPVTVLMLVFSAGAGRLGQRLGPRIPITAGTLIAAGGLVLISRIGADASFAVGVLVPVIVFGCGLTLVVAPLTSTVLDSASDRHAGVASGVNNAIARAAGLLAVAVIPVAAGITGEDYTDPAAFGAGFRTAMLISAAMMVLAAVLAAAFLRRPGAEPDEAEPGNRIRPDSYAQCAITGPQIHPGPPVAALPPEPGTGRGGGPTD
- a CDS encoding GNAT family N-acetyltransferase, yielding MIVVTDNRAANRFEARDGETLAGVAEYARTSELVAFVHTEVDAAFAGQGVGSLLAREGVASAQADGLRVLAVCPFIAGWLARHPELAHLEYRAASTVTD
- a CDS encoding flavodoxin family protein — encoded protein: MYVNCTLNRSPGRSHTQGVIDRSVAIMEANGVSVDRIRAVDHDIATGVRPDMTQFGWDSDEWPALLARILAADILVIGGPIWLGDNSSVTRRVIERLYGYSGVLNEHGQYAYYGRVAGCLLTGNEDGLKHCAMSILYSLQHIGFTVPPQADAGWIGEVGPGPSYLDEGSGGPENDFTNRNITFMTYNLLHTASMLRDAGGFPAYGNQRSAWDAGARPGHANPEYR
- a CDS encoding helix-turn-helix transcriptional regulator, encoding MELLGRGAETAVLDRLLERAADGAGSGLLLWGEPGIGKTALLEHAVGAAPCATVLRCRGTRMEAGLAFAALHELLWPVTDRLGTLPAPQAAALHGALGLSGETANRFLIGAAVLSLVSDLAAERPVLVVVDDVQWIDEASAHALGFLARRVANDPVLVLLSGHEDPASGPWDGLAALRIGGLADDDARSLVAAAVPGADDALIDDTVRTAGGNPLALHELPTLDRAAADDTSPRPPGAGVPIGPRLRRAFRDRVAAMPEPARALLLLAAAEDRGDRLVVDRAGTGRGVDASAWEDALRSGLIRTSGSRVEFRHPLIPAAIYEGATFPDRQAAHRALAAAQPTDAIEERAWHMAAAADAPDEEIAALLELAAGKSLRCGAGPAGVRALRRAAELSQVPAEAARRLAAAARAAWDAGQAEAARQLLDDAERLESGTDVARASSGLRGILEFTTGIPERAHQYLTRDMSVAPRTRDVVQLGSVAVRAAWSAGRTDLQQETLQRLLAVEADDDPALTEQLPALRALWSCYDQTGEFSPITPDRAHETTGRLVSAAWELLPPAPLVQIWGVEGPLRDALRVQAAALRERHELAALAVVLSQGAVLDLAAGQWGAAESAAIDGLHLADEVGADHVATQCRGSLALLAAARGDERTVEEYATRVLEISVPQGVRAFTSSVHWIRGRVALFAGRPDEALEHLMPVAQPGHDAAHPTFVLLAAADTAEAAVHVGRLDLAESRLTTVQAWARHSGAPWAQAIVHRLSALIRGGQSAEASYRTALDLAEAAGNPFEQARTRMLYGEWLRRARRRSDARRQLAAAAAVFDRLGADPLRRRALREQDLADGPTLRRGPGSSAGLTAQELRVARLASDHLTNREIAAQLLISPRTVGHHLANVYPKLGITSRTELSRVDLAGDLRLRVDARGR
- a CDS encoding MarR family winged helix-turn-helix transcriptional regulator; this encodes MTGRGTGRLLFGFVRHWSRRAASGDGSAAEQGRLILVTEAVAALADRAVPPTVNAVAEEIGIDQSGASRLIRRAVDAGYLASTAAPSDARRREASVTPAGRSALRQAHAGQEEIFDELTVGWSRQRRDDLHTAMADLISRSHEIDR
- a CDS encoding NAD(P)/FAD-dependent oxidoreductase, with translation MSSPTPTPDAFSDAGRLAGSTVDVVVVGGGAAGLNGALMLARSRRSVVVVDGGNPRNAPAEAVHGLFAHDGTPPAELLRRGRAEVRDYGGIVVRDEVSAVRPAPFSAEGDPRFDVVLAGGARLRARRILVATGLRDELPEIPGLVEHWGRGVVHCPYCHGWEVRDEPIAVLATGPASIHHVLLFRQLSDDIVYFTRGTDLDDDTRDRFAARGVRVVETPVAAIESGSEGITGVRLTDGTVVARRVVAVATRMIARTDGVDGLGLTLVDHPGGMGRGFATGAAGTTSVPGVWVAGNATDLAAQVGASAAAGALAGAHINADLAVADTDAALAASRVPPFSPSAEGVVSELVLGERRHGLEPV
- a CDS encoding helix-turn-helix domain-containing protein; the encoded protein is MTQETGELDGLVRNRLRALRVAHGWSLDELASRANMSPSSLSRIETGRRRLALDQLVTLARALDTSLDQLVEAADENVVSSPMIEGSHSQRRWSIAAKPDLTVVRRRITDPPPENTARLRAHSGHEWFVVLSGTAILALGERRLRVETNQAAEFPTMLPHAIGSAGGPVDVLIVFDRDARRGHRQDLDEQPAAPTH